Proteins co-encoded in one Streptomyces sp. NBC_01283 genomic window:
- a CDS encoding DEAD/DEAH box helicase, translated as MTLIDQLPPDADPDALFEAFSSWAEETGITLYPAQEEALIEVVSGANVILSTPTGSGKSLVAAGAHFTALAQDKVTFYTAPIKALVSEKFFDLCKLFGTENVGMLTGDASVNSDAPVICCTAEVLASIALRDGKNADVGQVVMDEFHFYAEGDRGWAWQIPILELPQAQFILMSATLGDVSMFEKDLTRRTGRPTSVVRSATRPVPLSYEYRLTPITETLTELLETKQAPVYIVHFTQAQAVERAQSLMSINMCTREEKDKIADLIGNFRFTTKFGRNLSRYVRHGIGVHHAGMLPKYRRLVEKLAQAGLLKVICGTDTLGVGVNVPIRTVLFTALTKYDGTRVRTLRAREFHQIAGRAGRAGFDTAGLVVAQAPEHVIENEKALNKAGDDPKKRRKVVRKKAPEGFVGWTEAGFEKLIASEPEPLTSRFRVTHTMLLAVIARPGNAFEAMRHLLEDNHEPRKQQLRHIRRAIAIYRSLLDGGVVEKLDQPDASGRIVRLTVDLQQDFALNQPLSTFALAAFDLLDQESPSYALDMVSVVESTLDDPRQILAAQQNKARGEAVALMKADGVEYEDRMERLQDVTYPKPLEELLFHAYNTYRTSHPWVGDHPLSPKSVIRDMYERALSFTEFTSFYELARTEGIVLRYLASAYKALEHTIPDDLKSEDLEDLIAWLGEMVRQVDSSLLDEWEQLANPEVMTAEEAQERADQVKPVTANARAFRVLVRNALFRRVELAALDHVEELGELDADSGWDADAWGAAMDKYWDEYEDLGTGPDARGPKLLLIEEDPEHGLWRVRQTFADPNGDHDWGISAEVDLAASDEEGRAVVRVTDVGQL; from the coding sequence GTGACACTCATTGATCAGCTGCCGCCGGATGCCGACCCCGATGCCCTCTTCGAAGCCTTCTCCTCGTGGGCCGAGGAGACGGGGATCACTCTCTATCCGGCTCAGGAGGAGGCGCTGATCGAGGTGGTCTCCGGAGCCAACGTGATCTTGTCCACTCCGACCGGCTCCGGAAAGAGCCTGGTCGCGGCGGGCGCGCACTTCACCGCACTGGCCCAGGACAAGGTCACTTTCTACACGGCCCCGATCAAGGCGCTGGTGTCGGAGAAGTTCTTCGACCTGTGCAAGCTCTTCGGCACCGAGAACGTCGGCATGCTGACCGGTGACGCGTCCGTCAACTCCGACGCCCCCGTCATCTGCTGCACGGCCGAGGTCCTCGCGTCGATCGCGCTGCGGGACGGCAAGAACGCCGACGTCGGCCAGGTCGTGATGGACGAGTTCCACTTCTACGCGGAGGGGGACCGCGGCTGGGCCTGGCAGATCCCGATCCTCGAACTGCCGCAGGCACAGTTCATCCTCATGTCCGCGACGCTCGGCGACGTGTCGATGTTCGAGAAGGACCTGACGCGCCGCACGGGCCGCCCCACCTCGGTGGTGCGTTCGGCGACACGCCCGGTCCCCCTCTCGTACGAATACCGTCTGACGCCCATCACCGAGACGCTCACCGAGCTCCTGGAGACCAAGCAGGCGCCGGTCTACATCGTGCACTTCACGCAGGCACAGGCCGTCGAGCGCGCGCAGTCGCTGATGAGCATCAACATGTGCACCCGCGAGGAGAAGGACAAGATCGCCGACCTGATCGGCAACTTCCGCTTCACCACCAAGTTCGGCCGCAACCTCTCGCGGTATGTGCGCCACGGCATCGGCGTGCACCACGCGGGCATGCTGCCCAAGTACCGGCGGCTCGTCGAGAAGCTGGCGCAGGCCGGTCTGCTGAAGGTCATCTGCGGCACGGACACGCTCGGCGTCGGCGTCAACGTCCCGATCCGCACGGTCCTCTTCACCGCCCTCACCAAGTACGACGGCACGCGTGTACGGACCCTGCGCGCCCGGGAGTTCCACCAGATCGCGGGCCGCGCGGGACGCGCGGGCTTCGACACGGCGGGCCTCGTCGTGGCGCAGGCGCCCGAGCACGTCATCGAGAACGAGAAGGCGCTCAACAAGGCGGGCGACGATCCGAAGAAGCGCCGCAAGGTGGTGCGCAAGAAGGCCCCCGAGGGCTTCGTGGGATGGACCGAGGCCGGCTTCGAGAAGCTCATCGCCTCGGAGCCCGAGCCGCTGACCTCCCGCTTCCGCGTCACGCACACGATGCTCCTCGCGGTGATCGCCCGTCCGGGCAACGCCTTCGAGGCGATGCGTCACCTTCTTGAGGACAACCACGAGCCGCGCAAGCAGCAGCTGCGCCACATCCGCCGCGCCATCGCCATCTACCGTTCGCTCCTTGACGGCGGAGTGGTCGAGAAGCTCGACCAGCCGGACGCCTCGGGCCGCATCGTGCGGCTGACGGTCGACCTGCAGCAGGACTTCGCGCTCAACCAGCCGCTGTCGACGTTCGCGCTCGCCGCCTTCGACCTGCTGGACCAGGAGTCCCCCTCGTACGCCCTGGACATGGTGTCCGTCGTCGAGTCCACGCTGGACGATCCGCGTCAGATCCTCGCCGCCCAGCAGAACAAGGCGCGCGGCGAGGCCGTGGCCCTGATGAAGGCGGACGGCGTCGAGTACGAGGACCGCATGGAGCGGCTCCAGGACGTCACCTATCCCAAGCCCCTGGAGGAGCTCCTCTTCCACGCGTACAACACCTACAGGACGAGCCACCCGTGGGTCGGCGACCACCCGCTCTCCCCCAAGTCCGTGATCCGCGACATGTACGAACGGGCGCTGTCCTTCACGGAGTTCACGTCCTTCTACGAGCTCGCCCGCACCGAGGGCATCGTCCTTCGCTACCTCGCGAGCGCGTACAAGGCACTTGAGCACACCATCCCGGACGACCTGAAGTCCGAGGACCTGGAAGACCTCATCGCCTGGCTCGGTGAGATGGTCCGCCAGGTCGACTCCAGCCTCCTCGACGAGTGGGAGCAGCTCGCCAACCCCGAGGTCATGACCGCCGAGGAGGCCCAGGAGCGCGCCGACCAGGTCAAGCCGGTCACCGCCAACGCCCGCGCCTTCCGCGTCCTGGTCCGCAACGCGCTCTTCCGCCGCGTCGAGCTCGCCGCGCTCGACCACGTCGAGGAGCTGGGCGAGCTGGACGCCGATTCCGGCTGGGACGCGGACGCCTGGGGCGCGGCCATGGACAAGTACTGGGACGAGTACGAAGATCTCGGCACCGGTCCCGATGCGCGCGGCCCCAAGCTGCTGCTCATCGAGGAGGACCCGGAGCACGGTCTGTGGCGCGTCCGGCAGACGTTCGCCGACCCGAACGGCGACCATGACTGGGGCATCAGCGCGGAGGTCGATCTCGCGGCCTCCGACGAGGAGGGCCGCGCCGTCGTCCGCGTCACGGACGTCGGCCAGCTCTGA
- a CDS encoding roadblock/LC7 domain-containing protein, with the protein MVQNTGLGWLLDDLTKRMEPVRHALVLSNDGLVTGASSELKREDAEHLAAVSSGLHSLAKGSGRHFHAGSVRQTMIEFDDAVLFVTAAGDGSCLCVLSSAEADIGQVAYEMTLLVNRVGEHLGVGARQPERTPVVDL; encoded by the coding sequence ATGGTGCAGAACACGGGCCTCGGCTGGCTGCTCGACGACTTGACCAAGCGCATGGAGCCCGTACGGCACGCTCTCGTGCTGTCCAACGACGGCCTGGTGACCGGCGCGAGCTCGGAACTGAAGCGCGAGGACGCGGAACATCTGGCCGCCGTCTCATCGGGTCTGCACAGCTTGGCCAAGGGCTCGGGGCGGCACTTCCATGCGGGCAGCGTGCGTCAGACGATGATCGAGTTCGACGACGCGGTCCTGTTCGTCACGGCGGCCGGTGACGGCAGTTGCCTGTGCGTCCTCAGCTCCGCGGAGGCGGACATCGGTCAGGTCGCGTACGAGATGACACTTCTCGTCAATCGGGTCGGCGAACATCTGGGTGTGGGCGCCCGGCAGCCGGAACGGACACCAGTCGTAGACCTCTGA
- a CDS encoding tetratricopeptide repeat protein: protein MTAHRDRLLAEAVRLREAGHREEARERLLALCEQFPLDPEVAYQTAWVHDTLGLEAEAVPHYVRAVEEPGLSPDDRRGALLGLGSTYRVLGRYPEAVTTLSDAAAEFPGDAALKTFLAMALYNTGQAHDAMEILLTLLATTSQNPDIAGYRPAIEHYAKDLDATV from the coding sequence ATGACCGCGCACCGTGACCGGCTGCTCGCCGAGGCCGTACGGCTCCGCGAGGCGGGGCACCGTGAGGAGGCGCGGGAGCGTCTGCTCGCCCTGTGCGAGCAGTTCCCCTTGGACCCGGAAGTGGCGTACCAGACCGCGTGGGTGCACGACACGCTCGGCCTGGAAGCCGAGGCGGTGCCGCACTACGTCCGCGCGGTCGAGGAACCGGGCCTCTCTCCTGATGACCGCCGGGGAGCACTCCTGGGGCTTGGCAGCACCTATCGCGTCCTTGGCCGGTATCCGGAGGCCGTCACCACCTTGAGCGACGCGGCGGCCGAGTTTCCCGGTGACGCCGCCCTCAAGACGTTCCTGGCCATGGCTCTCTACAACACCGGCCAGGCCCACGACGCCATGGAGATCCTGCTGACCCTGCTCGCCACCACGAGCCAGAACCCGGACATCGCCGGCTACCGTCCCGCGATCGAGCACTACGCCAAGGACCTCGACGCGACCGTGTAG
- the vph gene encoding viomycin phosphotransferase translates to MNDMNDMSDVDDGSLGAVPSTSCFVPGVSHQALLSRLLPGEAVSGRPVIQGQFHHVVIGSHRVVRLARTEAAAARLTEGAATLRVLAGLDLGVRTPVPLMAGGTPGTDEPPFLVLSRVPGAPLADGVLDRHGAAASVAAQYAALLAALAAAGADPEVRAALPHAPEGEWRRFAADVRAELYGLMSDAGRLRAERELAELDGLPHLTGAVVHGDLGGENVLWEDSGGRPRLIGVVDWDEVALGDPAEDLAAIGASCGEELLDRVLARGDRSAADDGTAARAATIRGTFALQQALSAYRDGDEEELAEGLTGYV, encoded by the coding sequence GTGAACGACATGAATGACATGTCCGACGTGGATGATGGCTCGCTCGGGGCGGTCCCGAGCACGTCCTGCTTCGTGCCCGGCGTATCGCATCAGGCACTGCTGAGCCGCCTGTTGCCGGGTGAGGCGGTGTCCGGGCGCCCCGTGATCCAGGGGCAGTTCCACCATGTCGTGATCGGCTCGCACCGGGTGGTGCGCCTCGCCCGCACCGAGGCGGCAGCCGCCCGGCTGACCGAGGGGGCGGCCACGCTGCGCGTGCTCGCCGGTCTCGACCTCGGCGTCCGCACGCCCGTACCCCTGATGGCCGGCGGCACTCCCGGCACGGATGAGCCACCGTTCCTGGTGCTCAGCCGAGTCCCCGGAGCACCGCTCGCGGACGGCGTGCTCGACCGGCACGGGGCGGCCGCGTCAGTGGCGGCGCAGTACGCCGCGCTCCTTGCCGCCCTGGCCGCGGCGGGCGCCGACCCCGAGGTGCGGGCGGCACTGCCGCACGCGCCCGAGGGCGAGTGGCGGCGGTTCGCGGCGGACGTCCGCGCGGAGCTGTACGGCCTCATGTCCGACGCGGGGCGGCTGCGCGCCGAGCGGGAGCTCGCGGAGCTCGACGGCCTCCCTCATCTCACCGGGGCGGTGGTGCACGGGGACCTCGGCGGGGAGAACGTGCTGTGGGAGGACTCCGGGGGACGGCCGCGGCTGATCGGAGTGGTCGACTGGGACGAGGTCGCGCTCGGGGACCCGGCGGAGGACCTCGCGGCCATCGGCGCGAGCTGTGGCGAGGAGCTCCTGGACCGGGTGCTCGCGCGGGGCGACCGGTCGGCGGCGGACGACGGGACGGCCGCGCGTGCCGCCACGATCCGCGGCACGTTCGCCCTGCAGCAGGCGCTGTCCGCGTATCGCGACGGCGACGAGGAGGAGCTGGCGGAGGGGCTGACGGGATACGTATAG
- a CDS encoding acyl-CoA thioesterase, translating to MNNPADRLVDVLDLEQIELNIFRGRSPQESLQRVFGGQVAGQALVAAGRTTEGERPVHSLHAYFLRPGRPGVPIVYQVERVRDGRSFTTRRVTAVQQGRTIFNLTASFHQPEEGAFEHQLPPRITAPDPETLPTVAQEITEHLGELPEQLERMARRQPFDIRYVDRLRWTTEEIKDAEPRSAVWMRAVGPLGDDPLVHTCALTYASDMTLLDAVRIPVEPLWGPRGFDMASLDHAMWFHRPFRADEWFLYDQESPIATGGRGLARGRIYDIEGRLLVSVVQEGLFRAYGERHMDGRPSTGA from the coding sequence ATGAACAACCCCGCCGACCGGCTGGTCGACGTGCTGGATCTGGAGCAGATCGAGCTCAACATCTTCCGTGGCCGCAGCCCGCAGGAGTCCCTGCAGCGGGTCTTCGGCGGGCAGGTCGCCGGGCAGGCGCTTGTGGCCGCCGGCCGCACCACGGAGGGCGAGCGTCCGGTGCACTCGCTGCACGCGTACTTCCTGCGGCCCGGCCGTCCGGGCGTGCCGATCGTGTATCAGGTCGAGCGGGTACGGGACGGGCGCTCCTTCACCACGCGGCGGGTGACCGCGGTCCAGCAGGGCCGCACCATCTTCAACCTCACCGCCTCCTTCCACCAGCCCGAGGAGGGCGCTTTCGAGCACCAGCTGCCGCCGCGCATCACGGCTCCCGATCCCGAGACGCTGCCGACGGTCGCCCAGGAGATCACCGAGCATCTGGGTGAGCTGCCCGAGCAGCTGGAGCGCATGGCCAGGCGCCAGCCCTTCGACATCCGTTACGTGGACCGGCTGCGCTGGACCACCGAGGAGATCAAGGACGCCGAGCCGCGCAGCGCGGTCTGGATGCGGGCGGTCGGCCCGCTCGGCGACGATCCGCTCGTCCACACCTGCGCGCTGACGTACGCGAGCGACATGACGCTCCTGGACGCCGTGCGCATCCCGGTGGAACCGCTGTGGGGCCCGCGCGGCTTCGACATGGCTTCGCTGGACCACGCCATGTGGTTCCACCGCCCCTTCCGCGCGGACGAGTGGTTCCTGTACGACCAGGAGTCCCCGATCGCGACCGGCGGCCGCGGTCTCGCGCGCGGCCGTATCTACGACATCGAGGGCAGGCTGCTGGTCTCGGTCGTGCAGGAGGGGCTCTTCCGCGCCTACGGGGAGCGGCACATGGACGGCCGCCCGTCGACGGGGGCCTGA
- a CDS encoding DUF6397 family protein, with translation MTGHTITQESAETAVRTSVTQGHAARELGLKRGEFELAVMLGRVRTVSDTVGGRRRVTREEIERVRAGDTFPEGWLDRMRAVGTKEGAALMDISTARFTRLTRAGFIMPVKFYLNRYRAVVWLYLAEELKHFAESEVNARLLTGRAPSTIRTQLEAGIDLRARNWRGRRAGALLQQADDPWERAAAVASLLDPVQIAEIIKDPYERAYVRRLMPEPFGQGAPESPAGRIIQKIMTADDPNEIRWLRAHLTISLSQARGERPAPRPAPKPQSAPTPDAAHGPRAETETETETEAQGIPLFTPQHGTQAAALPDEGKTARLPEPRGLLKWMRRRGA, from the coding sequence ATGACAGGTCACACGATCACCCAGGAATCCGCCGAAACGGCAGTGCGGACATCGGTCACGCAGGGCCACGCGGCACGAGAACTGGGGCTGAAGCGCGGCGAGTTCGAGCTCGCCGTGATGCTGGGACGCGTCCGCACCGTCAGCGACACGGTCGGTGGGCGGCGCCGCGTCACACGCGAGGAGATCGAGCGCGTCCGGGCGGGGGACACCTTTCCTGAGGGATGGCTGGACCGGATGAGAGCCGTGGGGACCAAGGAGGGCGCGGCTCTCATGGACATCTCCACGGCCCGGTTCACCCGGCTCACCCGCGCAGGCTTCATCATGCCGGTGAAGTTCTACCTCAACCGCTATCGGGCGGTGGTCTGGCTGTATCTGGCCGAGGAGCTGAAGCATTTCGCCGAGTCCGAGGTCAACGCCCGTCTGCTCACCGGCCGAGCACCCAGCACGATCCGCACTCAGCTGGAGGCGGGCATCGACCTGCGGGCACGTAACTGGCGGGGTCGCCGGGCGGGAGCGCTGCTGCAGCAGGCCGACGATCCCTGGGAGCGCGCCGCGGCCGTGGCTTCGCTGCTCGACCCGGTCCAGATCGCGGAGATCATCAAGGATCCGTACGAACGCGCCTACGTACGAAGGCTCATGCCCGAGCCCTTCGGCCAGGGCGCACCGGAGTCACCGGCGGGACGGATCATCCAGAAGATCATGACCGCGGACGATCCCAACGAGATCCGCTGGCTGCGGGCGCACCTCACCATCAGCCTCTCCCAGGCCCGAGGAGAGCGCCCAGCGCCACGGCCCGCGCCGAAGCCCCAGTCCGCCCCGACGCCCGATGCCGCCCATGGGCCTCGGGCAGAGACCGAGACCGAGACCGAGACCGAGGCCCAGGGGATCCCGCTCTTCACCCCGCAGCACGGGACACAGGCCGCCGCACTGCCCGACGAAGGGAAGACAGCGCGGCTGCCGGAGCCACGAGGTCTGCTCAAGTGGATGCGCCGCAGGGGAGCGTAG
- a CDS encoding metal-dependent hydrolase, with protein sequence MMGPAHSLSGAAAWLGVGAAAAAAGHTMPWPVLLVGALICAGAALAPDLDHKSATISRAFGPVSRGLCEIVDKLSAAVYKATRKQGDPRRAGGHRTLTHTWLWAVLIGAGSSALAIFGGRWAVLALLFVHMVLAIEGLLWRAARGSSSDVLVWLLAATSAWILAGILDKPGNGADWLFTAPGQEYLWLGLPIVLGALVHDIGDALTVSGCPILWPIPIGRKRWYPVGPPKLMRFRAGSWIELKVLMPAFMLLGGVGGAAALNFI encoded by the coding sequence ATGATGGGTCCGGCACACTCACTGTCGGGGGCGGCGGCCTGGCTCGGCGTCGGAGCGGCCGCGGCGGCCGCGGGGCACACGATGCCCTGGCCGGTCCTCCTCGTCGGAGCCCTGATCTGCGCCGGGGCCGCGCTCGCACCCGACCTCGACCACAAGTCGGCGACCATCTCGCGGGCCTTCGGTCCCGTCTCCCGGGGCCTGTGCGAGATCGTCGACAAGCTCTCGGCCGCCGTCTACAAAGCCACCCGCAAGCAGGGCGACCCGCGCAGGGCCGGCGGACACCGCACCCTCACGCACACCTGGCTGTGGGCCGTCCTCATCGGGGCGGGCTCGTCCGCCCTCGCCATCTTCGGCGGTCGCTGGGCGGTCCTCGCGCTTCTCTTCGTCCATATGGTGCTCGCCATCGAAGGCCTGCTGTGGCGGGCCGCGCGCGGGTCGAGCAGCGATGTGCTGGTGTGGCTGCTCGCCGCGACGAGCGCCTGGATCCTCGCCGGAATCCTGGACAAGCCCGGGAACGGCGCGGACTGGCTGTTCACCGCGCCGGGCCAGGAGTACCTGTGGCTGGGCCTGCCGATCGTCCTCGGCGCCCTGGTGCACGACATCGGGGACGCGCTGACGGTCTCCGGCTGCCCGATCCTGTGGCCCATCCCCATCGGCCGCAAGCGCTGGTACCCCGTCGGACCGCCGAAGCTGATGCGCTTCCGTGCGGGCAGCTGGATCGAGCTGAAGGTGCTGATGCCGGCCTTCATGCTGCTCGGGGGAGTGGGCGGCGCGGCGGCGCTCAACTTCATCTGA